The following DNA comes from Cellulomonas soli.
GACGGACCCGGCGGCGAGGCCGGACTGCCAGTAGCGCTGCAGGAAGAGGAACGCGACGACGAGCGGCAGGATCGTCAGGACCGCACCGGTGATGACGAGGTTGAAGATCGCCTGACCGCCGGCCGTGGCTGCCTGCGCGTTCCACGCGTTCAGGCCCAGGGTCAGCGGGTACCAGTCGGGGTCCTTGAGCATGATCAGCGGCAGGAAGTAGTTGTTCCAGGTCGCGACCATCGTGAACAGCAGCACGGTGACGATGCCCGGGGCGAGCAGCGGCAGGCTGATCTGCGCGAACGTGCGCGCCTCGGACGCGCCGTCGACGCGGGCGGCCTCCATGAGCTCGGTGGGGATCGCCTCGGCGGCGAACGTCCACATGAGGTAGAGCCCGAACGGCGAGATGAGCGAGGGGATGATGACGGCCCACGGGGTGTTCGTCAGGCCCATCTGGCTGAACATGAGGAACGTCGGCACCGCGAGGGCCGTGCCCGGCACGGCGACCGCGCCGATGACCGTCGCGAAGACGGCCTTCTTGCCCGGGAACTGGAACTTCGCCAGGCCGTACCCGCCGAGGACGGCGAGCGCTGTCGCGCCACCGGCACCGACGACCACGTACAGCAGCGTGTTGCCGAGCCAGCGGACGAAGATGCCGTCGTCGTAGGTCAGCGTGTCGACGATGTTCGAGCCGAGCGCGAAGTCGTCGCCGAACCACAGGCCGAACGAGGAGAACAGGTCGGCCTGCGTCTTGGAGGCGTTGATGAGCAGCCACACGAGCGGGATGAGGCTGTAGACCAGCACGATCGCGGTGAGCACGGTGAGCGTGATGCTGCGCCGCGGGCGGTCCACGCTGTAGGCCCGGCGCAGACGGACGGGACGGGCGGGCCGGCCGGTTCGCCCCGCACCGGCGGTCGGTGCCGCGGCGTGGGCGTCGGGGGTGAGGGTCGTCATCGCGGTCACGCCTCCTTGCGCATGCCGCGCAGCTGGACGACGTAGGCCACGATCATCGTGATGACGCCCATGATGATCGCGATCGTCGCCGAGTAGTTGTACTGCTGGCCCGAGAACGACAGCGAGTAGGCGTACAGGTTGGGCGTGAAGTACGTCGTGATGGCGTTCGGTGCGAGGTTCTGCAGGATGCTCGGCTCGTTGAACAGCTGGAAGCTGCCGATGATCGAGAAGATCGTCGCGATGACGAGCGCCCCACGGATGGCGGGCAGCTTGATGGCCCGGATGACCCGCCACTGGCCGGCGCCGTCGATCTGCGCGGCCTCGTAGAGCGAGGTCGGGATGACGCGCAGCGCCGAGTAGAAGATCAGCATGTTGTAGCCGACGAACTCCCAGGTCACGATGTTGCCGATCGCGGCGAGCACGAGGTCGGGCGAGAGCGGGTTCGGGATCGAGACGCCGAACGCGTCGTTGATGTTGCCGACCAGCCCGAAGCGCGTGCCGTACATGAAGCCCCACATGAGGCTGGCCACGACCGCGGGCACCGCGTACGGCAGGAAGATCGAGATGCGGAAGAAGTTGCGCCCGTAGAGCCGTCCGCTGTCGATCGCGAGGGCGACCAGGAGGGCGATGCCGAGCATGATCGGCACCTGCACCACGAGGAACACGGCGACGCGGCCGAGCGCGGACCAGAACTGCGCGTCCTCGAGCGCCCGCTGGTAGTTCTCGATGCCGACGAACGAGTTGCCGCCGACGAGCTGCTTGCGGAACAGGCTGAGGTAGATCGAGTACACGATCGGCGCGAGGAAGACGAGGGCGAACACGGCCATGAAGGGGCCGACGAACGCCCAGCCGGACCACGATCGCGCCCGGACGCGGCGGACGGGCACGCTGATCGCTGGGGGTGCGACCGCTTGCGTCACTGAACACTCCCTCGTGTCTGATGCGATGTTGACGTCACCATGGGCGACTTCCGTGCACGTTTCCATCGGGAGCCAGGACGTGTCAAGCCCGTGCGACCTCCCTGATGATCACGGTTTGGTGACGTCACCATCTGGGAGCGCGACCAGGCACCCGACCGACGACCGACCAGATGGTGACGTCACCACTGCTATCGTGTCGCCATGGCGCAGGGCACCGCGGGCACACCCGCCCGGACCGGCGGTCGGAGCAGACCGGGTCCGTCGATCGGTGACGTCGCCCGCCTGGCCGGCGTGTCCCAGCAGACCGTCTCCCGGGTCTCCACCGGCGCCGAGAACGTCCGCCCCGACACCCGCCAACGCGTCCTGGACGCCATGGAGCAGCTCGGCTACTCCCCCAACCACGCCGCCCGCGCGCTGCGCTCCGGCTCGTTCGGGGCGATCGGGGTCATCGCGCACCGGCTCGCCCGCACCGGGGAGTCGCGCACCGTCGAGGCCGTCGTCGAGGCCGCCCGGCTCGAGGGCTACACCGTGAGCCTCATCGACGTGCAGACGCCCTCGTCGACCGACGTCACCGCCGCCGTCAAACGCCTCGACCACCAGGCCATCGACGGCCTGGTCATCATCCGCGCCGAGGCCGCCACCCCCACCACCCTCGCGCTGCCGCCCCGGCTGCCCGTCGTCGTCTCCGACTCCCGGTTCGTCGGCCACCACCCGGCCGTCGGCACCGACCAGACCGAAGGCGCCTCGCAGGCCGTGCAGCACCTGCTCGACCTCGGCCATCGCACCGTGCACCACCTCGCCGGCCCCGCCGACTCCACCCCCGCCCAGACCCGCGTCGACGCCTGGCGCACCCGCCTGCGCGCCGCCGGCCGCACCGTCCCCGAGGTGCTGCACGGCGACTGGACCTCGCTGTCCGGCTACCAGCTCGGCCGACGCCTCGCCGAGGACCCCGAGGTCACCGCCGTGCTCTGCGCCAACGACGAGATGGCCGCCGGCCTCATGCGCGCCCTGCACGAGCAGGGCCGCCGCATCCCCGAGGACGTGTCCGTCGTCGGCTTCGACGACATCCCGCTCGCCGAGTACCTGTGGCCCCCGCTGACCACCGTCCGCCAGGACTTCCGGGCCATCGGCTCCGAGCTCGTCGCCCTGCTCCTCCAGCAGATCCGCGAGCACACCTCGCTCGCCGGGCACCACGTCGTCGTCCCCACCGAGCTGATCATCCGGGCCAGCACGGGGCCCGCCCGGCTGCCCTGATCTCGCTCCAGGCTCGACAGCCGCACGCCCCTGACCTGCACGAACCCCGCCCATGGCGACCCGGCGAGCCCTACTCTCGCCGCATGACCCTCGTCCTGCGCCCGTCCGGGCCGTCGTCCTGATGACCGAACGCAGTGCGACGACGGGCACCGAGGCCGGGCCGACCGGGCGCCGAGGCGTGACCCGTCCGCAGGCCTGGTACCTGCTCTTCGGGTTCCTCAGCCAGCTCGGCCTGTGGATCGCGATGTCGACCCTCCCCTGGTACGCCCTGCAGAGCGCCGGCGGAATCCGCGCACTCGCCGTGGTCCAGTCGTTCCAGTTCCTGCCCGGGCTCGTCCTGGCACCCGTCGCGGGGGCCTGGGCCGACCGGCTCAGGCCCACGACCATGCTCCGGTGGACGACCGCCACGAGCACCGCATCGATCGGTGGCGCCGGGGTGCTCTGCCTCGGATCCTCGTGGGGGCACGTGCTCGGCATCGCGGTCCTGGCCGCGCTGATGACCGCGACATCGGTCGTCGTCTTCTCGGCGATCCAGGTTCTGCTCGGATCTCTCGTCGCCGACCAGGACCGCACACGCCTGATGGGCCTGGCCGGCATGAACGGGTCGCTGTGCCGGGTGCTCGGGCCTGCGGCCTCCGCCTCCCTCATCGTCCTCGGCGGCGCCTCCACGGCCCTCGCCGCCGGGGCCGTGAGCGCGGCGCTGGCCGCGCTCGCCGTCGTCCCGCTGCGCAAGATCGAGCGGTTCGACGCGAGCCGACCACGTGGCCGGCTGCTCGACGGCGCCCGGTACGTGCGCAGCCGACCCGAGCTCGCGCACGATCTGCTCGTGTTCACGGTCGTCTCGCTCATCGTGCTGAACTTCTCGACGCTCGTGCCGCTCGCGGTGGACGCCTGGTACGAGAACGACCCGCGCGTGCTCGGTGCGGCGAACGCCGCGCTCGGCGTGGGCGCCCTGGCAGGCGGCCTGCTGCTCGCGACGGCGAAGGCGCACGCCGCCACGGGACGGACCGTCGCTACTGCGACCCTCGGCACGGCGGCGCTGCTCGTCATCCCCACGGGCCGGTCATTCCCCGCCCTGCTGGCCGTGCTCGTGCTGCTGGGCGCCGCCCGGCTCGTCTACACCACGGTGGTGCAGGTCCGCGTCGTCACGGCGACCCCGGCCGAGCACCGAGGCAAGGTCGCGGCCCTCTACGCGATGGCGGCGAACGGGACGACCTCGATCGGCTCGGTGCTGACCGCGGCGGTCGTCGCCTGGGGCGGTCTCGCCGCCGGCTTCGGTCTCGCCGGGATCGTCAGCCTCGCGGCGACGCCTGCGCGCCGCACCCGCACCGGCGACCGGGGGTAGAGCCGGGCGATGGTGGGGTCGCGGCACCGGGGCTAGCGTCAGGACGACGGGTTGCGCGGCGAGAGGGGACGCACGTGCCGTTCATCGGACCGGACCCGGCGGACGCCTCGCTCTGGCGGCAGATCACCACGGTCGACCTGCGCCAGCTGCCCGTGACGCGCCGCTGGAAGGTGCTCTTCGAGGTCATCCGTGAGTTCGGCTACACCGAGCTCCCCGCCGACGTGGGCACGCCGCAGAGCCCGGCGTGGTCGGCCGGGACCGTGCAGCACCTGGTGCCGCGCGGCATGGAGACGGACCTCGCCTCGGTGCCCCCGTTCCTGTGGGGCGTGATCGCCAGCTACGGCCGGCAGACCCTGCCCGCTCTCCTGCACGACCGGCTGTGCTGGGCCGCACAGCTGCCGGACCAGCCTGCGCCGTACCGGCGCCGGGCCCGACGGGAGGCGGACGACCAGTTCCGCCGCACGCTGCGCGCGAGCGGTTCGGGGCCCCTGCGCCGGTGGCTCATGTGGGCGGCGGTCCGGGTCTTCGGGCGGCCGCCGGTCCTCGCGCCGTTCGCTCTGCTCGTGGTCGGGGCGATCGCCCTGCTCGTCGCCGGGCCGGGCTGGGTGCCCGCGCTGGTCGCGATCGCGGTCGGTGCGGTGGGCGTGCTGGTCCTGACGCTCGCGGGTGCCGTCGAGCAGGAGCGGGTGCCCGTCCTCGCAGCGCCCGGCGCCCTGGTCCCCGCCGCGGACGAGTTCGGGCCGCGACGGCTCGTGCCGCGCGCGGTCGGCGGCCTGCTCGGTGCGGTGCTCGTCAGCCTCGTGGCGGCGCTCCCGATCGCCGTGCTCGGCGTGGCCACGCTCGTCGCCGAGCTCGTCGTCGGCCTGGGCGAGCACACCACCTCGGCCGCCGACAGTCGCAGGGCCGGTCCTGCGAAGCCGGACGGGAGCCCGGGAGCCACGGCGCGCATCCAGTGGCGTCCGCTCGTCGACGAGGACGCGAGCACGGTGAACGCGAACCCCGGCCCGGGCGACCTCTGACGGTCCGGGACGTCGTCGCAGGTCACGGCCCCGCGACTGTCGGCGGCGGCTACTAGCCTCGTCCGCGTGACCATCGCGACCGCACCCGCCAGCCCTTGGACCACGATCGCCTACGGGACCCACCCGGACCAGGTCACCGAGGTGACCGTGCCCGAAGGCGCGACCGGCCCGCTCCCCCTCGTCGTGCTGCTGCACGGCGGGGTGTGGCGCGAACCGCACGACCGCGTGCACATCCGCCCGCTCGCGGCGGCCCTGGCGGCAACCGGCGTGGTCGTCGCCAACACCGAGTACCGACGCGTCGGCGGGGCCGGCGGATGGCCGCAGACGTTCGAGGACGTCGCGCTGGCGACCGACACGGTGCCCGACCTGATCGGGTCCGCCGGGCTGGCGCAGGTCGACCCGGAGGCGGTCGTGCTCGTCGGGCACTCGGCGGGCGGGCACCTCGCGCTCTGGGCGACCGTGCGGCACCTGGTCCCGGCGGGCGCCCCGGGCCACCGGGCCGCGCCGTTACCGGTCGCGGGGGTCGTGCCGCTGGCCGGCGTCGTCGCGCTCAGCTCGTTGCAGCGCACCGGTCCGGACGGCGACTCCGTGGAGCGGCTCATGGGCGGCGACCCCGGCAGCGTTCCCGGGCGCTATGCCGCCGGCGACCCCACCCTGCTCGGGGCACCCTCGTGCCGGACCGTCCTCGTCCACGGCGCGCAGGACGAGGCGGTACCTGTCGGGACGGCCCGTGACTACGCCGCCGCGCGCCCGGGCGTCGACCTCGTCGAGCTGGCGGGCACCGGGCACTTCGAGGTCATCGACCCGACCTCGACGGCCTGGCCTGCCGTGCTCGGTGCGGTGTGCGCCGCCCTCGGGGTCACCGCTGGGGGTGACCCCGAGGGCGGCGGCCGGCGGGCTGACGGCGGCCGACGTCAGCCCGCCGAACCCGAACGCACCTGACGGACCGCGCCGACCAGGTCACCGGGGGTCGCATCCGGGAGGTACGCGCGTCCGAGCGCCAGGCCGACGGCGGGCAGCGCTGCCTCGTCGCGCACCACCAGGTACAGCGGGTCGGGACGCGGCCGGAACTTCTGCTTGAACTGGTGCAACGACCGAAAGCCGTACAGCGGCTCGAGCAGCACCGACATGCGCTCGAGCACGAGGTCGACCGCGGTGGGCGGCACGTCGTCGGCGTGCTCGCCGGCCAGGGGCGCCCCGGACAGCGACGCCTCCGCGTAGCCCTCCTCCTGGAACTCCAGGCAAGCCGAGGCGATCAGGAACTCCATCGTCGGCCGGAAGGAGTCCTCCGCCCGGCGCATGAGGTCGAGTGTCCACCCGACGCACCGCCCGTCACGGTGGATCGGCAGCCAGCTGGTCACACCGTGCACATGGCCGTTCGCGTCGACCGCCAGGCCGACCCGCACGTCCCGGTCGAGGGCCTCGTCGACACCACCGAGTGTGAAGCCCATCTCGGGTAGGCCTCCCTCGACCACCCAGGCGTCGGAGATGGCCCGCACCTGCGCCTGCACACCCACCGGCTCGTCGGCCAGCCGGACCAGCCGGTGCTCGATGCCCACCTTGCTCGCCTGGTTCAGCGCCGTGCGCACGGACTGCCACTGCTTGCCGCGCAGGCTGAGCGCCGGCAGGTCGATCACGGCCTCCTCCGCAACCTGGACGGCGAGCCAGCCGCGCTCACCGGCAAGCGCGGCGACCTCGGTGGTCGCCGAGAAGAACCCGGGGGTCAGCCCCGCCTCGGTCGCGGCGTCCATGAACGTCTCGATCAGGTGGCGGCGCTCCTGCACCGTCGCCGCGACGGGGTCGCCGAGGGCCAGGGCACCGCGCGCATGCACCTGGTAGGCGACGTAGCCGGGCACGTCGGGCACCTGCCAGCGCGAGCTCTCGGGCCACGTCGTCATCCAGGAGATCCGGTTCGGGCACCCAAGCCTGACGAGCAGCTCGCGCGCACGGGCCCGGTCCACGTCCGAGCCGGTCCGCCCGCCGAGCAGCGGGTCGCCGCGTCCGACGTTGCGGAACGCCGCCCGACCCCACCCCAGCAGCGCGAGCGCCCCCAGGTCCAGCAGCAGCGTGAGCACCTCGCGCGGCAGACCGGTCTCGCCGCCCGGGCCGACGCCGGCGAGCACCAGCAGCAGCGCCAGCGCCGCGCTGAGCGAGGTGAGCGCGATCGCGATCCGCCACCAGACCCGCCGGCCCCGGTGCAGCCCGGCCGCGATCACCAGGTCGATCGTCGCCGAGAACCCCGCCCCCGCCCATGACGCCCCACCGAACGGTCCGAGCGGCCCGTCGGTCGGCGCCGTCGCGGCGGTCAGCAGGACGACCGCTGCGGACGCGACGAAGAAGCCCGAGGCGAGCAGGCGCATCTCGCGCCGCGTGGTGCGACGTAGACGCAGGGCGGCCGGTCTGCCGGTGAGCCACGGGCCGAGTGCCAGACCGACCAGCAGGCCGACGATGTGCTCCAGGTCCGCGAGGGTGCCGAGGAGGGCGGCCGAGGTCAGGACGTAGACGGCGGTGACCAGCCAGACGCGTGCCCGCCACGGGGGCCGCAGGGCCGCGGCGCTCGCGGTGAGGGCGGCGATCGCGCCCGCGCTGAAGCCGACGTCGCGCAGCCGTGCGGTCTCGACGGCCCACGCCCACCCGGTACGGGACAGCGCCGAGAGCATCACAGCCGAGAGCACCACGCCGAGCGCCTGGCCCGCGACCGTGACGACCGCGGCCCGCGAGCTCCCCATCCGCCACTCGGTGTAACCGACGAGCAGGGCGAAGCCGCCGATCACCGGCAGGTACTGCCACGGCGAGGCGGCCAGCGCGGAGCCGGTCACCACGGTCCACCACTGGCCAGCCTCGAACGCCGGAAGGCCGTAGGCGAGGTCGTCCCACAGCGGTGAGTCGTGCAGCGGTGCCCACAGCGCACGGGTGAGGAAGCCGGCGACGACCATCGTCGCCAGCACGGCGGTGGTGAACGGCACACGCCCCAGCACCCTGAGCGGGCCGGTGGCAGTCGGCTGCTCGTCCATCTGCGCTCCCCCTGGTCCGTTCGTGGCCGGGCGGCCTGGGCGCGCGGTCCTCGACACCCGCCACTATCGTCGACGACCGAGGCCGGTGCCCGCCGAGCCCGCGACCATGACCTGGGAGAACGTGATGCGCTCCCCATCGCGTCCGACTCGGCCTCAGCCGGAGGCGACTGGCCGGTGAACTGGTATCACAGCGTGGTCGTCGCCACCGGTCGCGCACCCGCGCTCTTCGCGCTCCTCGGCTTCCTCCTCACCTTCGTGGTCACCCGGTCGGTGACCCGTCGGATCCGCGCACGAAGTCTGCGGTCGGGCGATCCGACTCCTTCGACGCCCGCGCCCGCGCCCGACGAGGGCCAGGCCGGCCGGCGGGTGCTGCGCGACATCCACATCGGCGGTGTTCATGTGCACCACCAGGTGTGGGGCATCCTCCTCGTGCTGCTGACCGGTCTGCTCGAGTTCCGGTACTCCCCGGACTCACCGGGGTCCGAGATCCTTGCGGTGTTCTTCGGGGCCGGTGCCGCGCTCGCGCTCGACGAGTTCGCACTCTGGCTGCACCTGGAGGACGTCTACTGGTCTGCCGAGGGCCGCAAGTCGATCGACGCGATCCTCGTCGCGACGGCCATCGGTGTCGTCCTGCTCCTGCAGGCGTCACCGGTCGGCGTCGACCGACAGGCAGAGACCGGGACAGGGCTGTACGTCGCCACGATCGCCCTCCACCTCGTGGCGGCGGTGATCTGCCTGCTGAAGGGCAAGCTGGCCACCGGCCTGATAGGGGTCGCCCTACCCTTCATCGCCCTGGTCGGTGCGCTGCGCCTGGCCGAGCCTCAGTCCTTCTGGGCCCGCCGGTGGTACGGCGAGCACAAGGCCGCACGCTCGACGGCCCGGTACGGCAGCGGCGCCTACACCGCTCGGTACGAGCGGATCCGCGACTTCATCGCCGGGAGCAACCCATGACCTCACGCGCGCGGCGCCGTCCCAGTCTGCGAACCTGGCTGCTCCCCGCATCCCAGCGCCGCACGATCGCCGAGCTGCACAGCGACCTCGACCTGACCGAGGGCGACAGCGCCTCGAAGCGCAGTGCGTTCTGGGTGATGCTCGCGCTCTCGTCGATCATCGCGACCGCGGGCGTGCTGGCGGACTCCACGGCCACGGTCATCGGAGCCATGATCATCGCGCCGCTGTCGACGCCGATCATGGGAACAGCCCTCGGGCTCGCCCAGGGCGAACGGCGCACCGGTCTGCGCGCCTCCGGGTTCGTCCTGGCCGGTTCCCTGCTCGCCGTCGGCATCGGCATCGGCTTCTCGGCTCTCGTCCCCGGCGACATCGACCTGCTCGCCAACAGCCAGATCGCGGGACGGACCTCACCCGGGCTGCTCGACCTCGCCGCGGCCATCGCGACCGGTTTCGCCGGGGCCGTCGCGCTGTCGCGCAAGGACGTCGCCGCGGTTCTTCCCGGTGTCGCGATCTCGATCTCGCTCGTGCCGCCCCTGGCCGTCGTCGGCGTCTGCCTCGGCGCAGGTTCGCCGACCTTGGCCTACGGGGCAGCGCTCCTGTTCGCTTCCAACCTGCTGGCTCTGGTGCTCGCCGGCACCCTGATCTTCGCCGCGCTCGGGTACGGCGACGAGGGCGCGGCGGCGGAGGGGCGCCCTCGTCGTCGCGCCTCGCTGACCGTCGGCCTGCTGCTGGCCCTCGTCGCCGTGCCGCTGGCGACGAACTCGGCCTTCAGCTACCTGGTCACGGTGCTCACGGCACGGGTGCAGACGATCGCGCAGAGCTGGGTCGCCGCGGTGCCGGGGGCCTCGATCACCGACGTCACGTTCGTCTCCTCGGCCGTGCACGTCGACGTCCAGACCCCCGGCGAGATCCCGCCGGTCGACGACC
Coding sequences within:
- a CDS encoding carbohydrate ABC transporter permease, giving the protein MTTLTPDAHAAAPTAGAGRTGRPARPVRLRRAYSVDRPRRSITLTVLTAIVLVYSLIPLVWLLINASKTQADLFSSFGLWFGDDFALGSNIVDTLTYDDGIFVRWLGNTLLYVVVGAGGATALAVLGGYGLAKFQFPGKKAVFATVIGAVAVPGTALAVPTFLMFSQMGLTNTPWAVIIPSLISPFGLYLMWTFAAEAIPTELMEAARVDGASEARTFAQISLPLLAPGIVTVLLFTMVATWNNYFLPLIMLKDPDWYPLTLGLNAWNAQAATAGGQAIFNLVITGAVLTILPLVVAFLFLQRYWQSGLAAGSVKE
- a CDS encoding carbohydrate ABC transporter permease — encoded protein: METCTEVAHGDVNIASDTRECSVTQAVAPPAISVPVRRVRARSWSGWAFVGPFMAVFALVFLAPIVYSIYLSLFRKQLVGGNSFVGIENYQRALEDAQFWSALGRVAVFLVVQVPIMLGIALLVALAIDSGRLYGRNFFRISIFLPYAVPAVVASLMWGFMYGTRFGLVGNINDAFGVSIPNPLSPDLVLAAIGNIVTWEFVGYNMLIFYSALRVIPTSLYEAAQIDGAGQWRVIRAIKLPAIRGALVIATIFSIIGSFQLFNEPSILQNLAPNAITTYFTPNLYAYSLSFSGQQYNYSATIAIIMGVITMIVAYVVQLRGMRKEA
- a CDS encoding LacI family DNA-binding transcriptional regulator, producing the protein MAQGTAGTPARTGGRSRPGPSIGDVARLAGVSQQTVSRVSTGAENVRPDTRQRVLDAMEQLGYSPNHAARALRSGSFGAIGVIAHRLARTGESRTVEAVVEAARLEGYTVSLIDVQTPSSTDVTAAVKRLDHQAIDGLVIIRAEAATPTTLALPPRLPVVVSDSRFVGHHPAVGTDQTEGASQAVQHLLDLGHRTVHHLAGPADSTPAQTRVDAWRTRLRAAGRTVPEVLHGDWTSLSGYQLGRRLAEDPEVTAVLCANDEMAAGLMRALHEQGRRIPEDVSVVGFDDIPLAEYLWPPLTTVRQDFRAIGSELVALLLQQIREHTSLAGHHVVVPTELIIRASTGPARLP
- a CDS encoding MFS transporter — its product is MTERSATTGTEAGPTGRRGVTRPQAWYLLFGFLSQLGLWIAMSTLPWYALQSAGGIRALAVVQSFQFLPGLVLAPVAGAWADRLRPTTMLRWTTATSTASIGGAGVLCLGSSWGHVLGIAVLAALMTATSVVVFSAIQVLLGSLVADQDRTRLMGLAGMNGSLCRVLGPAASASLIVLGGASTALAAGAVSAALAALAVVPLRKIERFDASRPRGRLLDGARYVRSRPELAHDLLVFTVVSLIVLNFSTLVPLAVDAWYENDPRVLGAANAALGVGALAGGLLLATAKAHAATGRTVATATLGTAALLVIPTGRSFPALLAVLVLLGAARLVYTTVVQVRVVTATPAEHRGKVAALYAMAANGTTSIGSVLTAAVVAWGGLAAGFGLAGIVSLAATPARRTRTGDRG
- a CDS encoding DUF1353 domain-containing protein — protein: MPFIGPDPADASLWRQITTVDLRQLPVTRRWKVLFEVIREFGYTELPADVGTPQSPAWSAGTVQHLVPRGMETDLASVPPFLWGVIASYGRQTLPALLHDRLCWAAQLPDQPAPYRRRARREADDQFRRTLRASGSGPLRRWLMWAAVRVFGRPPVLAPFALLVVGAIALLVAGPGWVPALVAIAVGAVGVLVLTLAGAVEQERVPVLAAPGALVPAADEFGPRRLVPRAVGGLLGAVLVSLVAALPIAVLGVATLVAELVVGLGEHTTSAADSRRAGPAKPDGSPGATARIQWRPLVDEDASTVNANPGPGDL
- a CDS encoding alpha/beta hydrolase family protein produces the protein MTIATAPASPWTTIAYGTHPDQVTEVTVPEGATGPLPLVVLLHGGVWREPHDRVHIRPLAAALAATGVVVANTEYRRVGGAGGWPQTFEDVALATDTVPDLIGSAGLAQVDPEAVVLVGHSAGGHLALWATVRHLVPAGAPGHRAAPLPVAGVVPLAGVVALSSLQRTGPDGDSVERLMGGDPGSVPGRYAAGDPTLLGAPSCRTVLVHGAQDEAVPVGTARDYAAARPGVDLVELAGTGHFEVIDPTSTAWPAVLGAVCAALGVTAGGDPEGGGRRADGGRRQPAEPERT
- a CDS encoding bifunctional lysylphosphatidylglycerol flippase/synthetase MprF, producing the protein MDEQPTATGPLRVLGRVPFTTAVLATMVVAGFLTRALWAPLHDSPLWDDLAYGLPAFEAGQWWTVVTGSALAASPWQYLPVIGGFALLVGYTEWRMGSSRAAVVTVAGQALGVVLSAVMLSALSRTGWAWAVETARLRDVGFSAGAIAALTASAAALRPPWRARVWLVTAVYVLTSAALLGTLADLEHIVGLLVGLALGPWLTGRPAALRLRRTTRREMRLLASGFFVASAAVVLLTAATAPTDGPLGPFGGASWAGAGFSATIDLVIAAGLHRGRRVWWRIAIALTSLSAALALLLVLAGVGPGGETGLPREVLTLLLDLGALALLGWGRAAFRNVGRGDPLLGGRTGSDVDRARARELLVRLGCPNRISWMTTWPESSRWQVPDVPGYVAYQVHARGALALGDPVAATVQERRHLIETFMDAATEAGLTPGFFSATTEVAALAGERGWLAVQVAEEAVIDLPALSLRGKQWQSVRTALNQASKVGIEHRLVRLADEPVGVQAQVRAISDAWVVEGGLPEMGFTLGGVDEALDRDVRVGLAVDANGHVHGVTSWLPIHRDGRCVGWTLDLMRRAEDSFRPTMEFLIASACLEFQEEGYAEASLSGAPLAGEHADDVPPTAVDLVLERMSVLLEPLYGFRSLHQFKQKFRPRPDPLYLVVRDEAALPAVGLALGRAYLPDATPGDLVGAVRQVRSGSAG
- a CDS encoding DUF389 domain-containing protein, with translation MTSRARRRPSLRTWLLPASQRRTIAELHSDLDLTEGDSASKRSAFWVMLALSSIIATAGVLADSTATVIGAMIIAPLSTPIMGTALGLAQGERRTGLRASGFVLAGSLLAVGIGIGFSALVPGDIDLLANSQIAGRTSPGLLDLAAAIATGFAGAVALSRKDVAAVLPGVAISISLVPPLAVVGVCLGAGSPTLAYGAALLFASNLLALVLAGTLIFAALGYGDEGAAAEGRPRRRASLTVGLLLALVAVPLATNSAFSYLVTVLTARVQTIAQSWVAAVPGASITDVTFVSSAVHVDVQTPGEIPPVDDLLASLTGTLPDGIPVVVTTSLGEQIDAGVVGRD